One segment of Choloepus didactylus isolate mChoDid1 chromosome 15, mChoDid1.pri, whole genome shotgun sequence DNA contains the following:
- the RET gene encoding proto-oncogene tyrosine-protein kinase receptor Ret, with protein MAKATAGAAGLRLLLLLLPLLGQAPLGLYFSRDAYWEKLYVGQPAGMPLLYVHALQDLPGEGPAFRLGPYLYGAFRSRLHENDWIRIQEDTGLVYLNQSLDQSTWERLSVRNGGFPLLTVHLQVFLAPAAAREGECQWPACARVYFSFINASFPACDSLQPRQLCFPERGLSFRIRENRPPGTFHQFGPLPVQFLCPNVSAAYRLLGGESLPFHCALDSLEVSTRWALDREQREKYELVAACTVRAGAREEEVMVPFPVTVYDEDDSPPTFPGGKDTASAAVEFKRKEGTVVATLRVFDADVVPASGELPRRYTNTLLSGDPWARQSFRVEHVPNETLAQANGSFVRATVHDYRLVLNRSLPISESRILQLAVLVNDSDFQGPGDGVLLLHFNVSVLPVSLHFPGAYAFAVSRRARRFAQIGRVCVENCQELSGVHVQYRLQPSSANCSALAVATSTEDTSGTLFVNDTEVLQRPECTELQYVLTATDRQTRRQAQAQLLVTAEGTYVPEDAGCPLSCAVSKRQPECEECGGLGSPTGRCEWRQGDGKGITRNFSTCSPSTKTCPDGHCDAVESKDVHICPQDCLRGGSIVGGHEPGERRGIKAGFGICNCFPEKKKCFCEPEDSQEALCDELCRTVIATAVLFSFIVSVLLSTFCIHRYHKNAHKPPIASAEMTFRRPAQAFPVSYSSASARQPSLDSMENQVSVDAFKIPEDPKWEFPRKNLVLGKTLGEGEFGKVVKATAFRLKGKAGYTTVAVKMLKENASPSELRDLLSEFNLLKQVNHPHVIKLYGACSQDGPLLLIVEYAKYGSLRGFLRESRKVGPGYVGGGGGRNSSYLDNPDERALTMGDLISFAWQISRGMQYLAEMKLVHRDLAARNVLVAEGRKMKISDFGLSRDVYEEDSYVKRSKGRIPVKWMAIESLFDHIYTTQSDVWSFGVLLWEIVTLGGNPYPGIPPERLFNLLKTGYRMERPDNCSEEMYGLMLQCWKQEPDKRPVFADISKDLEKMMVKSRDYLDLAASTPSDSLLYDDALSEEETPLVDCDSAPLPRTLPSTWIENKLYGMSAPNWPEESPVPLTRFDGTNTGCPRYTNDSVYANWMVSPSAAKLLDKFDS; from the exons CCCCGCTGGGCCTCTACTTCTCACGGGACGCCTACTGGGAGAAGCTGTACGTGGGCCAGCCGGCCGGCATGCCCCTGCTGTACGTGCACGCCCTGCAGGACCTCCCCGGGGAGGGCCCCGCTTTCCGCCTGGGCCCGTACCTCTACGGGGCCTTCCGCTCGCGGCTGCACGAGAACGACTGGATCCGCATCCAGGAGGACACGGGCCTTGTCTACCTTAACCAGAGCCTGGACCAGAGCACCTGGGAGAGGCTCAGCGTCCGCA ACGGGGGCTTCCCCCTGCTCACCGTGCACCTGCAGGTCTTCCTGGCGCCCGCGGCCGCGCGCGAGGGTGAGTGCCAGTGGCCGGCCTGCGCCCGCGTCTACTTCTCCTTCATCAACGCCTCGTTCCCCGCCTGCGATTCCCTGCAGCCCCGGCAGCTCTGCTTCCCCGAGAGGGGCCTCTCCTTCCGCATCCGCGAGAACCGGCCGCCCGGCACCTTCCACCAGTTCGGCCCGCTGCCGGTGCAGTTCCTCTGCCCCAACGTCAGCGCCGCCTACCGGCTCCTGGGCG GTGAGAGCCTGCCCTTCCACTGCGCCCTGGACAGCCTGGAGGTGAGCACGCGCTGGGCGCTGGACCGCGAGCAGCGCGAGAAGTACGAGCTGGTGGCGGCGTGCACGGTGCGGGCCGGCGCGCGCGAGGAGGAGGTGATGGTGCCCTTCCCCGTGACCGTGTACGACGAGGATGACTCGCCGCCCACCTTCCCCGGCGGCAAGGACACCGCCAGCGCCGCCGTGGAGTTCAAGCGCAAAGAG GGCACCGTGGTGGCCACACTGCGAGTCTTCGACGCAGATGTGGTGCCAGCCTCCGGGGAGCTCCCGCGGCGGTACACCAACACGCTGCTGTCCGGGGACCCCTGGGCCCGCCAGTCCTTCCGCGTGGAGCACGTGCCCAACGAGACCCTGGCCCAGGCCAATGGCAGCTTCGTGCGGGCCACAGTGCACGACTACA GGCTGGTCCTCAACCGGAGCCTGCCCATCTCAGAGAGCCGCATCCTGCAGCTGGCCGTGCTGGTCAATGACTCGGACTTCCAGGGCCCAGGGGACGGTGTCCTCCTCCTGCACTTCAACGTGTCCGTGCTGCCCGTCAGCCTGCACTTCCCTGGCGCCTATGCCTTTGCCGTGAGCAGGAGGGCCCGCCGCTTTGCCCAG ATTGGAAGGGTCTGCGTGGAGAACTGCCAGGAGCTCAGCGGTGTACACGTGCAGTACAGGCTGCAGCCCTCCAGCGCCAACTGCAGCGCCCTGGCCGTGGCCACCTCCACCGAGGACACCTCGGGGACCCTGTTTGTGAATGACACGGAGGTGCTGCAGCGGCCCGAATGCACCGAGCTCCAGTACGTGCTGACAGCCACCGACCGGCAAACCCGCAGGCAGGCCCAGGCCCAGCTGCTCGTCACGGCCGAGGGGACGT ACGTGCCCGAGGACGCCGGCTGCCCCCTGTCCTGCGCCGTCAGCAAGCGGCAGCCCGAGTGCGAGGAGTGCGGTGGCCTGGGCTCTCCGACCGGCCGGTGTGAGTGGAGACAGGGCGACGGCAAAG GAATCACCAGGAACTTCTCCACCTGCTCCCCGAGCACCAAGACCTGCCCCGACGGGCACTGCGACGCCGTGGAGAGCAAGGACGTGCACATCTGCCCCCAGGACTGCCTCC GGGGCGGCAGCATCGTTGGGGGTCACGAGCCGGGGGAGCGCCGGGGGATTAAAGCCGGCTTCGGCATCTGCAACTGCTTCCCCGAGAAGAAGAAATGCTTCTGCGAGCCAGAAGACAGCCAGG AGGCCCTGTGCGATGAGCTCTGCCGCACGGTGATCGCCACGGCTGTGCTCTTCTCCTTCATCGTCTCCGTGCTCCTCTCCACCTTCTGCATCCACCGCTACCACAAGAACGCCCACAAGCCTCCCATCGCCTCGGCCGAGATGACCTTCCGCCGGCCTGCCCAGGCCTTCCCCGTCAGCTACTCCTCGGCCAGCGCCCGCCAGCCCTCTCTCGACTCCATGGAGAACCAGGTCTCCGTGGACGCCTTCAAGATCCCG GAGGATCCAAAGTGGGAATTTCCGCGGAAGAACTTGGTGCTTGGGAAGACTCTGGGAGAAGGTGAATTTGGAAAAGTGGTCAAGGCGACCGCCTTCCGCCTCAAAGGCAAAGCGGGCTACACCACGGTGGCCGTGAAGATGCTGAAAG AGAATGCCTCCCCCAGCGAGCTGCGGGACCTGCTGTCCGAATTCAACCTCCTGAAGCAGGTCAACCACCCCCACGTCATCAAGCTGTACGGCGCCTGCAGCCAGGATG GGCCGCTCCTGCTCATCGTGGAGTACGCCAAGTACGGCTCCCTGCGGGGCTTCCTGCGCGAGAGCCGCAAGGTGGGGCCGGGCTACGTGGGCGGCGGGGGCGGCCGCAACTCCAGCTACCTGGACAACCCTGACGAGCGCGCGCTGACCATGGGCGACCTCATCTCCTTCGCCTGGCAGATCTCCCGCGGCATGCAGTACCTGGCCGAGATGAAG CTCGTGCACCGAGACCTGGCCGCCAGGAACGTCCTGGTAGCCGAGGGCCGGAAGATGAAGATCTCGGACTTCGGCCTGTCCCGAGACGTCTACGAGGAGGATTCCTACGTTAAGAGAAGCAAG GGTCGGATCCCGGTCAAATGGATGGCGATCGAGTCCCTCTTTGATCACATCTACACCACCCAGAGTGACGT GTGGTCCTTCGGTGTCCTGCTGTGGGAGATTGTGACCCTGGGGGGCAACCCCTACCCTGGGATCCCACCCGAGCGACTCTTCAACCTCCTGAAGACCGGCTACCGAATGGAGCGCCCCGACAACTGCAGCGAGGAGAT GTATGGCCTGATGCTGCAGTGCTGGAAGCAGGAGCCAGACAAGAGGCCCGTGTTTGCCGACATCAGCAAAGACCTGGAGAAGATGATGGTGAAGAGCAGA GACTACCTGGACCTGGCGGCGTCTACCCCATCGGACTCCCTGCTGTACGATGACGCTCTCTCCGAAGAGGAGACGCCCCTGGTGGACTGCGACAGCGCTCCCCTCCCTCGCACCCTCCCTTCCACATGGATTGAAAACAAACTCTATG gcATGTCAGCCCCGAACTGGCCTGAAGAGAGTCCTGTACCACTCACGAGATTCGATGGCACTAACACGGGGTGTCCGAGATATACCAATGATAGTGTATATGCTAACTGGATGGTTTCACCCTCAGCGGCAAAATTACTGGACAAGTTTGATAGTTAA